Proteins found in one Verrucomicrobiota bacterium genomic segment:
- a CDS encoding sulfatase — protein sequence MFKKHIRMIICCYIIILNFIVLQESKAVRPNILFIVADDLNSALSSFGHPQSKTPHLDRLASEGTSFVRAYCQYPLCGPSRASILSGQYPEKNGVTSLRKPLEEDALTLPRYFKENGYWTARVSKLYHMDVPGDIIKGTSGSDHDSSWVEYYNVRAMETLTPGSFVRNHTSPKAIKSYPEWREKWKTNWVHGDVKKIPGGSSWVTVETEDSSEILPDAMTTDKAVELLRLRAEDKKPFFLGVGFVRPHFPYVAPAQDFVAYPAESMVIPEVSDNHFNGIPKQAQGKDLKIDRAERQAIHRSYYACVSYMDRQLGRLLDELEKLQLKETTIVVFLSDHGYLLGEHRLWKKRFLWEESVRSPLIISAPGLSKGFQCDQPVELIDVYPTVVELAGLPPVEHVQGHSLVKMLDNPDAQTGRKDVYAMTHNGHLLRTDKWAYMWYPGNKKIEEGFTLYDMEKDPQQYSNLADLPEFSNQRKDLHLRLMERIENSTN from the coding sequence ATGTTTAAAAAACATATTCGTATGATTATTTGTTGTTACATCATAATCTTGAACTTCATTGTGCTCCAGGAGTCTAAGGCTGTTCGCCCGAATATATTATTTATTGTGGCTGATGACTTGAATTCTGCCTTGTCTAGCTTTGGACATCCTCAGTCTAAGACGCCACACCTGGACCGTCTCGCTAGTGAAGGCACTTCTTTTGTCAGAGCTTACTGCCAGTATCCTTTGTGTGGTCCCTCCCGGGCATCGATTTTATCGGGACAATATCCAGAAAAAAATGGCGTTACCAGTCTGAGAAAACCTCTTGAGGAAGATGCTCTCACCTTGCCTCGCTACTTTAAGGAAAATGGTTACTGGACTGCACGAGTGAGTAAACTCTATCACATGGATGTTCCTGGGGATATTATAAAAGGAACTAGTGGTAGTGATCACGATTCTTCTTGGGTTGAATATTATAATGTCAGAGCCATGGAGACCTTAACTCCCGGCAGCTTTGTTAGAAATCATACCTCGCCAAAAGCTATTAAGAGTTATCCAGAGTGGCGTGAAAAATGGAAAACAAACTGGGTTCATGGGGATGTAAAAAAAATACCGGGTGGCAGTAGCTGGGTAACGGTCGAAACAGAAGATAGCAGCGAAATCTTGCCTGACGCTATGACTACGGATAAAGCAGTCGAGCTACTCAGGTTGAGAGCGGAAGATAAGAAGCCCTTTTTTCTTGGTGTTGGTTTTGTGAGGCCACATTTTCCTTATGTTGCTCCTGCTCAGGACTTTGTGGCATACCCAGCAGAAAGCATGGTCATCCCCGAAGTGTCAGACAATCACTTCAATGGCATTCCTAAACAGGCACAGGGCAAAGACTTAAAAATAGATCGAGCGGAGCGACAAGCTATTCATCGCAGTTATTATGCGTGTGTCAGCTATATGGATCGACAGTTAGGTCGTTTATTAGATGAGCTGGAAAAGCTTCAATTGAAGGAAACGACCATTGTCGTTTTTTTGTCAGATCACGGCTATCTTTTGGGTGAGCACAGATTATGGAAAAAGAGATTTCTGTGGGAAGAATCGGTTCGCTCGCCATTAATTATATCTGCTCCTGGACTTAGTAAGGGTTTTCAGTGTGATCAGCCGGTTGAACTGATAGATGTCTATCCTACCGTGGTTGAACTTGCTGGATTACCACCAGTTGAACATGTGCAGGGGCATAGCCTTGTGAAGATGTTAGATAATCCAGACGCACAAACCGGTCGTAAAGATGTTTATGCCATGACTCATAATGGACATTTATTGCGTACGGATAAGTGGGCCTACATGTGGTATCCAGGGAACAAAAAAATCGAAGAAGGTTTTACACTTTATGACATGGAAAAGGATCCGCAACAGTATAGCAATCTCGCGGATTTGCCTGAATTTTCGAACCAAAGAAAGGATTTACATCTTCGATTAATGGAGCGGATTGAAAACTCCACTAACTAG
- a CDS encoding arylsulfatase has product MNHLLQLAVSFGKISLFFVSTLSIGGVSASTASPPNVVVMLSDDQGWGDFSIHGNPHISTPNLDKLAESGVQFDHFFVCALCAPTRAEFLTGRYFKRTGVRGVTRGKERLNTDEMFISDIFKRAGYKTAAFGKWHNGMQYPYHPNARGFDEFYGFCSGHWAHYYSPMLDHNGEIVTGSGYLTDDLTERAMSYIENHKQEAFFVYLAFNTPHSPMQVPDKWWNKFEKMQDDLGAHTCAAYAMVENIDWNVGRLVKKIEELKLRDNTIILYFNDNGPNGKRWNGGMKGKKGSLDEGGVRSPLFLSWPSKIQPGTKIPHIAGAIDLLPTLSELVDIDYSGTKPLDGKSLKPLLVDSSEKWPERILYQSQSSFKPGTVSLRTQRYRMDSKGKLYDMIEDLGQESPINKQKPEVVKMLEDKAKAWSQEMLEKYGNVTEERSYIIGHPGARMTQVPARDAKSLGGIERSSKFPNASYFTNWTSTKDTIEWRCEVGQSGIYKAEIFYTCKAEDLGSTVRLSFMDNELTGKITEAHDSPLIGMKEDRVKRKESYDKEWGRMTLGEIRLEEGNGRLRLQATDIPGAQVMDFRMLLLTRMNDS; this is encoded by the coding sequence ATGAATCATCTTCTTCAGTTGGCTGTTAGTTTCGGTAAGATAAGTTTATTTTTTGTATCTACTCTATCCATTGGTGGGGTCAGCGCTAGCACTGCAAGCCCGCCTAATGTGGTGGTGATGTTATCGGATGATCAAGGTTGGGGAGATTTCTCTATACATGGAAATCCTCATATAAGTACACCCAATCTAGACAAGCTGGCTGAGTCTGGAGTGCAATTTGACCATTTCTTCGTGTGTGCTCTTTGTGCTCCAACGCGTGCAGAATTTTTAACGGGACGTTATTTTAAGAGGACAGGTGTTCGAGGTGTCACAAGAGGGAAGGAGAGATTAAACACGGATGAAATGTTCATTTCCGACATCTTTAAACGCGCGGGCTATAAAACTGCCGCGTTCGGAAAGTGGCACAATGGAATGCAGTACCCTTACCATCCAAATGCACGTGGATTTGATGAATTCTATGGGTTTTGTTCCGGGCATTGGGCCCATTATTACAGTCCCATGCTCGACCATAATGGCGAGATTGTGACCGGAAGTGGTTATTTAACGGATGACTTAACTGAACGAGCTATGAGCTATATAGAGAATCATAAACAAGAGGCATTTTTTGTTTATCTAGCTTTTAATACCCCCCATTCACCTATGCAAGTGCCCGACAAATGGTGGAATAAATTTGAGAAAATGCAGGACGATTTAGGTGCACACACTTGTGCGGCGTATGCAATGGTAGAAAACATAGACTGGAACGTTGGGCGCCTTGTAAAGAAAATTGAGGAGCTAAAGTTAAGGGACAATACCATCATACTATATTTCAATGATAACGGTCCCAATGGCAAGAGGTGGAATGGCGGTATGAAAGGTAAAAAAGGTTCGCTCGATGAGGGAGGGGTGCGCTCACCGCTTTTTTTAAGTTGGCCTAGCAAAATACAGCCAGGCACCAAGATTCCTCATATCGCTGGGGCAATTGACTTGCTTCCAACGTTAAGTGAGTTGGTGGATATTGATTATTCTGGCACGAAACCCCTAGATGGGAAGAGCCTGAAACCTTTGTTGGTAGATAGTTCCGAAAAGTGGCCTGAGCGCATACTTTATCAATCACAATCATCATTCAAGCCCGGAACTGTGTCATTAAGGACTCAACGTTACCGTATGGATAGCAAGGGTAAACTCTATGATATGATCGAAGATCTTGGGCAAGAAAGTCCAATCAATAAGCAAAAGCCTGAGGTTGTAAAAATGCTCGAAGATAAGGCAAAGGCATGGAGTCAGGAGATGTTAGAGAAATACGGAAATGTAACTGAGGAGCGGTCCTACATCATTGGTCATCCAGGCGCAAGAATGACTCAGGTTCCAGCTCGAGATGCTAAGTCGCTAGGTGGTATAGAGCGCTCGAGTAAATTTCCTAATGCCTCCTACTTTACTAATTGGACAAGTACTAAAGACACCATTGAATGGCGTTGTGAAGTAGGGCAGTCAGGAATTTATAAGGCTGAGATATTCTATACCTGTAAAGCTGAAGATCTTGGCTCCACTGTCCGTTTGAGTTTTATGGACAACGAGTTAACAGGAAAGATTACGGAAGCTCACGATTCTCCTTTGATTGGAATGAAAGAGGATAGAGTCAAGCGCAAAGAGTCATATGACAAGGAGTGGGGCCGCATGACCCTCGGTGAAATTCGCTTGGAAGAAGGAAATGGAAGATTGAGGCTTCAGGCAACCGATATACCGGGAGCGCAAGTTATGGATTTTCGAATGCTTTTGCTTACAAGAATGAATGACTCATAA
- a CDS encoding sulfatase: MMKLSLILLLVPLTVLGGAPNIVFLFTDDHATQAISAYGGRLAEIAPTPHFDKLANEGVLFQRCMVTNSICGPSRAVIQTGKHSHLNGFKTNEVRFDGSQQTFPKLFQKGGYQTAIIGKWHLVSKPQGYDHWDILPGQGHYYNPDFIKEDGKYRVNGYVTDIITEKAIKWLSEERDPNKPFILMVQHKAPHREWSPALEYLNAFDDVSIPEPDTLFDDYSGRGTAAREQDMSIAITMEWGKDLKVKEFEEAKKPLTKRILKRMSPEQLSKWNAAYDPKNKKMIEAKLEGKELVRWKYQRYLKDYLRCIKSVDDSVGELRAHLEELKLSENTVFIYSSDQGFYLGEHGWFDKRFMYDESFRTPLIVHWPGITKPGTRNSDLVSNLDFAQTFLDIAGLEQPEDMQGRSMVPILKGATPKDWRKNLYYHYYEFPGFHSVKRHEGVYDGRYKLINFYDLGEWELYDLETDPNEMQSQYSNPEYAEVIKRLHQELDSLRDKYELPPLEPGKFPDRKKKKNKTS; this comes from the coding sequence ATGATGAAGCTTAGTTTAATACTGCTTTTAGTCCCTCTTACTGTATTAGGGGGGGCGCCAAACATTGTGTTTCTTTTTACTGATGATCACGCGACCCAAGCAATAAGTGCCTATGGTGGACGATTGGCCGAGATAGCCCCGACTCCGCATTTCGACAAACTCGCCAATGAGGGTGTCTTGTTTCAACGTTGCATGGTAACGAATTCAATTTGCGGGCCTAGCCGAGCCGTTATTCAGACAGGTAAGCATAGCCACTTGAACGGCTTTAAGACCAACGAAGTACGTTTTGATGGTTCTCAGCAGACTTTTCCAAAATTATTTCAAAAGGGAGGATATCAAACAGCGATCATTGGTAAATGGCATCTGGTAAGCAAACCCCAAGGATACGACCATTGGGATATATTGCCGGGTCAGGGGCACTATTACAATCCAGATTTTATCAAAGAGGATGGGAAATACAGAGTAAATGGTTACGTGACGGACATTATTACTGAAAAGGCCATTAAGTGGCTCAGTGAGGAAAGAGACCCTAATAAACCCTTCATACTAATGGTCCAACATAAAGCTCCTCATAGAGAGTGGTCACCTGCTTTAGAATATCTAAATGCATTTGATGATGTAAGCATTCCCGAGCCTGATACATTATTCGACGATTACTCGGGCAGAGGTACGGCCGCGCGCGAACAGGATATGTCTATTGCTATTACAATGGAGTGGGGCAAAGACCTGAAAGTCAAGGAATTCGAGGAAGCTAAAAAACCTCTTACCAAGAGAATTTTAAAGCGAATGAGTCCTGAGCAACTAAGTAAATGGAATGCCGCTTATGACCCAAAGAATAAAAAGATGATAGAAGCTAAGCTTGAGGGTAAGGAACTCGTTCGTTGGAAATATCAGAGGTATCTTAAGGATTATCTACGTTGCATCAAATCTGTAGATGACTCGGTAGGGGAACTCAGGGCCCATTTAGAAGAATTAAAACTGTCAGAGAATACAGTTTTTATTTACTCTTCTGATCAGGGCTTTTATCTGGGTGAACATGGATGGTTTGATAAGCGTTTTATGTATGACGAATCCTTTCGCACGCCTTTGATTGTTCACTGGCCAGGTATTACCAAGCCCGGCACCCGCAATTCAGATCTAGTCTCAAACCTTGATTTTGCACAGACTTTCTTGGACATTGCTGGCTTGGAGCAACCGGAGGATATGCAAGGTAGAAGCATGGTTCCGATTCTCAAAGGGGCCACACCTAAAGACTGGCGTAAAAATCTTTACTATCATTACTATGAATTTCCTGGTTTTCATAGCGTCAAACGTCATGAGGGGGTTTATGATGGTCGCTACAAGTTGATCAATTTTTATGATCTAGGAGAATGGGAGCTGTACGATTTAGAAACAGATCCTAATGAAATGCAAAGCCAATATAGCAATCCTGAGTATGCTGAAGTCATAAAGCGCTTGCATCAAGAGCTTGACAGCTTAAGAGATAAGTATGAACTACCACCGCTAGAGCCTGGGAAATTTCCAGATAGGAAAAAGAAAAAGAATAAAACGAGTTAG
- a CDS encoding TIM barrel protein, with protein sequence MKKTLLGLLVVWSLLLPTQSRSADYEVGLSMYSLRKLFKSGQLTAMDYPAFAKEKFGITKIDVWTGGFPEGWEDDADFLPNLKKAADESGSEIFLVMAQIVDCRPDEEKKLRAKGSMHKWAVDAAETLDSKFVRIFVRADPNADEDIATKKIITALEPLADYAKSKDKILVIEPMPIKHSRSGAFLANLVKTFGHDHCWLMPDFGKMKGTDIYQGTEDMMPYAKAISAKTHNINEDGSAEGFDYPRLMKIINDTGYNGIIAIEYEGKNLGPVEGVLATKKLIEQS encoded by the coding sequence ATGAAAAAAACTCTATTAGGACTGTTAGTTGTATGGTCATTACTACTTCCTACACAATCTAGATCTGCTGATTATGAAGTAGGTTTGTCCATGTACTCATTGCGCAAGTTATTTAAATCTGGCCAGCTAACGGCCATGGATTACCCAGCCTTTGCCAAAGAAAAATTTGGTATTACCAAGATTGATGTCTGGACAGGCGGATTTCCTGAGGGATGGGAAGATGATGCAGACTTTCTGCCTAACCTTAAAAAAGCAGCAGATGAATCCGGGTCCGAAATTTTTCTGGTTATGGCGCAAATTGTTGACTGCAGGCCAGATGAGGAAAAAAAGCTGCGAGCTAAGGGCTCTATGCACAAGTGGGCTGTTGATGCTGCAGAGACTCTAGATTCTAAATTTGTGCGGATTTTTGTTAGAGCTGACCCGAATGCGGATGAGGATATAGCTACCAAAAAAATTATTACAGCTCTGGAGCCATTGGCAGATTACGCAAAATCAAAAGATAAGATATTGGTCATCGAGCCTATGCCGATAAAACATTCACGTTCTGGAGCTTTTCTAGCCAACCTCGTTAAGACTTTTGGTCACGATCATTGCTGGCTCATGCCTGATTTTGGAAAAATGAAGGGGACAGATATTTATCAAGGAACTGAAGATATGATGCCATACGCCAAAGCCATTTCTGCCAAAACGCATAATATCAATGAAGATGGTTCTGCTGAAGGCTTCGATTACCCGAGGTTAATGAAGATCATTAATGATACCGGCTATAATGGAATTATTGCCATTGAGTATGAAGGTAAAAATCTTGGCCCAGTCGAGGGGGTATTAGCGACTAAGAAACTTATTGAACAATCTTAA
- a CDS encoding Gfo/Idh/MocA family oxidoreductase gives MIDSMLNRRNFIKTSTKVGACSLFFPSIIKAENLNQDKVRVAVIGVGGRGNVHVTQLKKHAELVAFCDVNEASDTKPSGFKNYKTAVETYSKFPEVPRFKDYRVMFDKMGKEIDAVSVAVPDHMHYPIGLWVMAQGKHLLLEKPLVRTFEEAMHIKQVAKETGVITQMGNQGHAREGVRLFQEWIDAGLIGDVQEVYHWTNRPIWPQGMDQFNQPGVVPDGFDWNLWQGVAKPMDYRGGIAPFDWRAFIDYGCGAIGDIACHCMDASYTPLGLKFPTRVEAVKGKVTPVAFPEKSKIDFEFVTKFGKPVTLHWMDGKLLPEDVPHVPQEFFGGKGKGKGDKSMKPLTTGTLIVGSKGTMKCDIYGGRIGIFPVDYFNQLKSDKAFPPKTLPRVKGDHFSEWLRAIKDNKQPGSNIVDYAADFTAAALLGVIAMVVEGPLTFDPDKKVFVNNPEANKLLKSQYEYRKEFLPG, from the coding sequence ATGATAGATTCGATGCTAAATAGAAGAAATTTTATCAAGACGAGTACGAAAGTGGGTGCTTGCTCATTGTTTTTTCCTTCCATCATTAAAGCTGAGAATTTAAACCAGGATAAGGTTAGAGTCGCAGTGATAGGCGTAGGAGGTCGTGGTAATGTGCATGTCACTCAACTAAAAAAGCATGCGGAATTAGTGGCATTTTGTGACGTTAATGAGGCAAGTGACACCAAGCCTAGTGGTTTTAAGAACTACAAAACCGCAGTAGAAACCTATTCTAAATTTCCGGAAGTTCCTCGCTTTAAAGACTATCGAGTGATGTTTGACAAAATGGGGAAAGAGATCGATGCAGTGTCCGTCGCAGTCCCTGATCATATGCACTATCCAATAGGTCTTTGGGTTATGGCTCAGGGTAAACATCTTTTATTGGAAAAGCCTCTAGTAAGAACCTTTGAGGAGGCAATGCATATCAAGCAAGTGGCCAAGGAGACAGGCGTCATTACGCAGATGGGTAATCAAGGCCATGCCAGGGAGGGAGTTCGTTTATTTCAGGAGTGGATCGATGCAGGTCTCATCGGAGATGTGCAAGAAGTTTATCATTGGACAAATAGGCCTATTTGGCCCCAGGGCATGGATCAATTCAATCAGCCAGGTGTGGTTCCCGATGGGTTTGATTGGAATTTATGGCAGGGCGTGGCAAAGCCTATGGATTACCGCGGTGGGATAGCCCCCTTTGATTGGCGTGCCTTTATAGATTATGGCTGTGGTGCCATAGGCGATATTGCCTGTCATTGTATGGATGCCTCCTACACACCACTTGGATTGAAATTCCCTACTCGAGTTGAAGCGGTGAAAGGTAAGGTCACGCCGGTTGCATTTCCTGAAAAATCTAAGATAGACTTCGAATTTGTAACTAAATTCGGTAAGCCTGTTACACTTCACTGGATGGATGGAAAGCTTCTGCCGGAGGATGTTCCACACGTACCCCAAGAGTTTTTTGGTGGTAAAGGAAAGGGCAAGGGAGACAAATCTATGAAGCCGCTTACTACGGGCACTCTTATTGTCGGCTCGAAAGGGACGATGAAGTGTGACATCTATGGGGGACGTATAGGAATTTTTCCTGTAGACTATTTTAATCAACTAAAAAGCGACAAGGCGTTTCCACCCAAAACCCTGCCTCGAGTTAAGGGCGATCACTTCTCAGAGTGGTTGCGGGCTATCAAGGACAACAAGCAGCCTGGCTCCAACATTGTTGATTATGCTGCTGACTTTACAGCCGCGGCTCTTTTGGGAGTGATAGCCATGGTCGTGGAAGGTCCTCTTACATTCGATCCTGATAAAAAAGTCTTCGTCAATAATCCTGAAGCGAATAAGTTATTAAAAAGTCAGTATGAGTATCGCAAAGAATTCTTGCCGGGTTGA
- a CDS encoding ATP-binding protein: MKRQFKYLVLLLFAVIPLVTLSLQLHAAELYNPTVRDPLEEPWRFKHEEILNGIGANCMAEARNGLMWFGCSGGLIRYDGRKTDFIPLSSNILEDIKPRSERPTIKEILIIEKGILALTNYSLVLYKDNNWRVIVQDTGASPYHSLLLQAPDQNIWLQTSEALWLISPDLENTWRVIDTTPTLPLLAMCLDPSGDIWVVQKIAKLKSQFIRIPVKTGLPKEESDWKIYDIPYKNIGKYATVAADHNGHLYYGDREPGTKVELFDPTSNQWLPDEGDYPWLGLNKLLKAEDGTIWGGMNGEVYRIDNKGKRTLYSRQQLQLPKVPFKLHKTKNNRLWILSHVNQIYSIDIGTDEWLTYEKLNFQCESDSGVQWFLTTGNRIVSHNAHTKKWLLYDNKDHGLEQITVLLASSHGLLWAAGSHKGEAAISTFDGEKWTIDQQEGFARSISPKSAFEATDGTIWFGAGDTRLSSEPLTGGAIRYKVLKDNKVQFLAHYQTPSLPHSLYSIAQSDPDTILIGSDGLYTLSLKTASTELIKPYLEEGNKTVDLLLDENEHLWIGTETHGIYQVTQNQQIRYMMGDNLAGHKLVDLLGLQDRSILVSTDQGASRFDGVSWTSQVYPKSFAMTEHLSRLGQGHDGSIWFSFSRREVKSALDLISNNRSSRSIRHRPESNPPDTFITTWLEHVSPPGNCHIEWSAVDFESMTPSSKLQYSWRLDGLNWSAFSNKKGKTFVNLKHGDHVLEVRSRDLAFNIDPTPAKISFFVEPPLWLQPWFTLLILLLTGAATSLVWIWFYYHEKRLKDRAQHLEEMDRIKTSFHMNLSHELMTPLTVIKGPLDDLEQIETDRNKLDLISMAKRSADRISTLVTQLLYFRKLEQGKLTLDLVKGNFNERVQEAVNLMKPLIDRHQLHCQLRAKDTITGLIDKDKLEKILTNLIHNAIKYTSPGGTILIKLETKLDKSNKEKRLTLSVEDDGVGVEKQHLENIFNRFYRASSDPIIEGSGIGLNLTKELVELWGGRVYAESPIREHPDKPGARFVVELPLLFSGHAALSKKHENLS; this comes from the coding sequence ATGAAGCGACAATTTAAATACTTGGTACTGCTACTTTTTGCGGTTATCCCCCTTGTTACTCTATCGCTTCAACTACATGCCGCTGAGCTCTACAACCCTACAGTTAGAGACCCGCTGGAGGAACCATGGCGTTTTAAGCATGAAGAGATACTAAATGGTATCGGAGCAAACTGCATGGCAGAAGCTCGCAATGGCCTCATGTGGTTCGGGTGCTCAGGTGGTCTCATACGTTACGATGGACGGAAGACCGATTTTATTCCTCTTAGCAGTAATATTCTTGAAGACATTAAGCCAAGATCTGAGAGACCTACCATTAAAGAAATTCTAATTATTGAAAAGGGCATCTTAGCGCTCACAAATTATTCATTAGTTTTGTATAAAGATAATAACTGGCGCGTCATCGTTCAAGACACAGGAGCATCGCCCTATCATTCTTTACTCTTGCAGGCTCCTGACCAAAATATCTGGCTGCAGACTTCCGAAGCTTTATGGCTTATCAGTCCTGATCTAGAAAACACCTGGCGTGTTATAGATACTACTCCAACGCTCCCTTTACTTGCAATGTGTCTAGACCCCTCCGGAGATATCTGGGTCGTCCAAAAAATCGCAAAACTAAAATCCCAATTCATACGCATACCTGTAAAAACCGGCCTGCCGAAAGAAGAGTCGGATTGGAAGATTTACGATATCCCATACAAAAACATAGGCAAGTACGCAACCGTAGCTGCTGACCATAACGGCCACCTTTATTATGGTGACAGAGAGCCAGGCACCAAAGTCGAATTGTTTGATCCCACTTCTAACCAATGGCTCCCTGATGAAGGAGACTATCCGTGGCTGGGTCTCAATAAGCTCCTAAAAGCAGAAGACGGAACCATATGGGGCGGCATGAATGGCGAGGTCTACCGTATTGACAACAAGGGCAAACGAACCCTTTATTCAAGGCAGCAACTTCAATTGCCCAAGGTCCCTTTCAAATTACACAAAACAAAAAATAACCGCTTATGGATTCTCAGTCATGTCAACCAGATCTATTCCATAGATATTGGAACAGATGAATGGCTGACTTATGAAAAGCTAAATTTCCAATGTGAATCCGATTCTGGAGTTCAATGGTTCCTTACCACCGGCAATCGAATCGTTTCACACAATGCACACACAAAGAAATGGTTGCTCTACGACAACAAAGATCATGGATTAGAGCAAATAACGGTCCTATTAGCCTCCAGTCACGGCTTATTATGGGCCGCTGGGAGTCACAAGGGCGAAGCAGCCATTAGCACTTTTGATGGAGAGAAATGGACGATTGATCAACAAGAGGGATTTGCTCGATCGATAAGTCCAAAATCTGCCTTTGAAGCAACTGATGGAACGATCTGGTTTGGAGCAGGGGATACCCGACTTTCAAGCGAACCACTTACTGGAGGAGCCATAAGATATAAAGTGCTGAAAGATAATAAAGTTCAATTCTTGGCCCACTATCAAACCCCATCACTACCGCATTCCCTCTATTCTATTGCTCAATCCGATCCTGACACCATTTTAATAGGCTCTGACGGCCTTTATACATTATCTCTGAAAACAGCCTCGACAGAACTCATTAAGCCCTACCTCGAGGAAGGCAACAAAACAGTGGACTTGCTATTGGATGAAAACGAGCATTTATGGATAGGCACCGAGACTCATGGCATTTACCAGGTAACTCAAAACCAACAGATCCGCTACATGATGGGAGATAATTTAGCCGGCCACAAACTAGTGGACTTGCTTGGCTTACAAGACAGATCAATCCTAGTATCCACCGACCAAGGGGCAAGCCGATTCGACGGAGTATCTTGGACTTCGCAAGTCTACCCAAAGTCATTTGCTATGACTGAACATCTTAGTCGCTTGGGTCAAGGCCATGATGGAAGCATTTGGTTTAGCTTCAGTAGAAGAGAGGTAAAATCAGCACTTGATTTGATTAGCAATAACAGGTCTTCACGAAGTATTCGGCATCGCCCTGAATCAAACCCACCAGACACCTTTATCACAACCTGGCTTGAACATGTCTCTCCACCCGGAAACTGTCACATTGAATGGTCAGCAGTGGATTTTGAATCAATGACTCCCTCCAGCAAACTGCAATATTCTTGGCGGTTAGACGGACTTAATTGGTCCGCATTTTCTAATAAAAAGGGCAAAACATTTGTAAACCTAAAACATGGCGACCATGTCCTTGAGGTACGTTCACGCGACCTAGCATTCAATATAGATCCCACTCCGGCAAAAATAAGCTTCTTTGTTGAACCACCTCTATGGCTGCAGCCGTGGTTTACTCTTTTGATTTTACTTCTGACTGGAGCAGCTACCTCGCTTGTATGGATATGGTTTTATTATCACGAAAAGCGTCTGAAAGACCGCGCCCAACATCTCGAAGAAATGGACCGTATTAAGACCAGCTTCCACATGAATCTTTCCCACGAACTCATGACTCCCCTCACCGTCATTAAAGGGCCTTTAGATGATTTAGAACAAATAGAAACCGATAGAAATAAACTAGACTTAATATCCATGGCCAAGCGCAGCGCTGACCGTATCTCCACTTTGGTAACACAGCTCCTCTATTTTCGCAAACTTGAACAAGGCAAACTAACTCTCGATCTAGTGAAAGGAAATTTCAACGAGAGGGTACAAGAAGCCGTTAATTTGATGAAGCCTTTAATCGACCGACACCAACTTCATTGTCAGCTAAGAGCAAAAGATACGATCACAGGTCTTATTGATAAAGACAAACTAGAAAAGATTTTAACAAACCTCATACATAATGCGATCAAATATACCTCCCCCGGCGGAACCATACTCATTAAATTAGAAACCAAGCTGGACAAATCAAATAAGGAAAAAAGACTCACACTCTCCGTTGAAGATGACGGAGTAGGCGTTGAAAAACAACATCTAGAAAATATCTTTAATCGCTTTTATCGAGCATCAAGTGACCCCATTATTGAGGGCTCTGGAATAGGCCTCAATTTAACCAAGGAACTCGTGGAGCTCTGGGGAGGCAGAGTCTATGCCGAGAGTCCTATCCGTGAACACCCTGATAAACCAGGCGCTCGTTTTGTTGTTGAATTACCGTTACTTTTTTCTGGGCACGCTGCTCTATCCAAGAAACATGAAAACTTATCCTAA
- a CDS encoding response regulator, giving the protein MKTYPNDNVHTVILLVEDDLDIRSYLKMGLSNEYKIVEAENGQIGMKQALEHIPDLIITDVMMPGMNGTELCQRLKSTPETSHIPIIMLTVQSSDDDQLKGLSSGADDYITKPFNLLILKARISNVLKSRRLLREQLKEQYLTGEQQLFIENTNDRAFFTKANQIVKDHYNEPDFNPRNLADHLSMSLRSLQRKLKATLNQAPAEFINEFRLQRAAELLLTTNTNITEITFLVGFEEASSFSRMFKKRYGKSPKLYKQSYLSSDDA; this is encoded by the coding sequence ATGAAAACTTATCCTAATGACAACGTCCATACGGTTATTCTTTTGGTTGAGGATGACCTGGATATCCGTAGCTACCTCAAAATGGGGCTCAGCAATGAGTATAAAATTGTTGAAGCAGAAAATGGTCAAATCGGCATGAAGCAAGCCCTTGAGCACATACCGGATCTAATCATTACGGACGTTATGATGCCAGGAATGAATGGTACAGAATTATGTCAAAGACTAAAAAGCACTCCAGAAACTTCCCACATACCCATTATCATGCTAACGGTTCAATCTTCCGATGATGATCAATTAAAAGGCCTCTCTTCGGGTGCTGACGACTACATTACTAAACCATTCAATCTCTTGATATTGAAAGCTCGCATATCCAACGTTCTCAAGTCGCGGCGACTTCTACGTGAACAGTTAAAAGAGCAATATTTGACAGGTGAACAACAACTATTCATCGAAAATACGAATGACAGAGCCTTCTTTACGAAAGCAAACCAGATCGTCAAAGACCATTACAACGAACCTGACTTCAATCCTCGCAATCTAGCCGACCACTTATCCATGAGTTTGCGATCCCTTCAAAGAAAACTCAAAGCCACACTAAATCAGGCACCTGCGGAATTCATCAATGAATTCAGGCTCCAACGGGCAGCTGAACTTCTGCTCACAACGAATACGAACATCACAGAAATAACTTTTTTAGTTGGCTTTGAAGAAGCCAGCAGTTTTTCTAGAATGTTTAAGAAGCGCTACGGCAAAAGCCCCAAACTTTACAAACAGTCTTACTTATCATCTGACGATGCCTAG